In Acidobacteriota bacterium, one genomic interval encodes:
- the dnaB gene encoding replicative DNA helicase: protein MSPSSVVETLPHADEAERSLLGAILLDAAQYDKARELISGASFYSLRHQKIFSALETMIEAGSAPDIVVLKDELERRQELQECGGPAYLASLMDGIPRSAHVEHYARIVREKSVLRDLIRTTQAILSSAVQPTATTDELVDEAEKAIFQVSENRLGSGFVPLRVAAEESLRWIEELTERQELITGVATGYPQLDEMTSGLQNSDLVILAARPSMGKTALAINMALHAATQHGKRVGIFSLEMSHQQLFLRMLCSEGQIDAHRLRTGRINEVQWQKLISVYGRLSELPIFIDDSPGVSIMEMRAKSRRLAREHGLDMIVVDYLQLMQGSGRYTSRQQEISDISRSLKELAKELNTPMLALSQLSRAPEQRSGDHRPQLSDLRESGAIEQDADVVMFLFREEVYNKEDPNLEGKAELIIGKQRNGPTGTVHLNFIRQFTRFVNPEYREF from the coding sequence ATGTCCCCGTCAAGCGTCGTCGAGACTCTACCGCATGCCGATGAAGCGGAGCGGTCGCTACTCGGCGCGATCCTGCTGGACGCCGCCCAGTACGACAAGGCCCGCGAACTGATCAGCGGCGCTTCGTTCTACTCACTTCGTCACCAGAAGATCTTCAGCGCCCTCGAGACGATGATCGAAGCCGGCTCGGCGCCGGACATCGTTGTCCTGAAGGACGAACTGGAGCGTCGACAGGAACTGCAGGAGTGTGGAGGCCCGGCCTACCTCGCGTCGCTGATGGACGGCATCCCGCGCTCCGCCCACGTCGAACACTACGCGCGGATCGTTCGTGAGAAATCCGTCCTGCGCGATCTCATTCGCACCACGCAGGCGATCCTCAGCTCTGCCGTCCAACCGACAGCCACAACCGACGAGCTGGTCGACGAGGCAGAGAAGGCGATCTTCCAGGTCTCGGAGAACCGTCTTGGTAGCGGCTTTGTGCCGCTCCGCGTCGCGGCCGAAGAGAGCCTGCGATGGATCGAGGAGCTGACCGAACGACAAGAGTTGATCACCGGCGTGGCGACCGGATACCCCCAGCTTGATGAGATGACCTCGGGTCTACAGAATTCGGATCTGGTCATCCTCGCCGCCCGCCCATCGATGGGAAAGACCGCCCTGGCCATCAACATGGCCCTCCACGCGGCGACCCAGCACGGCAAGCGGGTCGGGATCTTCTCCCTCGAGATGTCCCACCAACAGCTGTTCCTGCGAATGCTCTGTTCGGAGGGGCAGATCGATGCGCATCGTCTTCGAACGGGTCGGATCAACGAAGTTCAATGGCAGAAACTGATCAGCGTTTACGGACGCCTTTCGGAATTGCCGATCTTCATCGACGACAGCCCCGGTGTCTCGATCATGGAGATGCGAGCCAAGTCCCGCCGCCTTGCGCGAGAGCACGGCCTCGACATGATCGTCGTCGACTACCTGCAGCTCATGCAGGGCAGCGGTAGGTACACCAGCCGACAGCAGGAAATCTCGGACATCTCCCGATCGCTCAAGGAGCTGGCGAAGGAACTGAACACGCCGATGCTTGCGTTGTCGCAGTTATCCCGCGCGCCGGAACAACGCAGCGGCGATCATCGACCGCAACTCTCCGACCTGCGCGAGTCCGGTGCCATCGAGCAGGACGCCGACGTCGTGATGTTTCTTTTCCGCGAGGAGGTCTACAACAAGGAGGACCCCAACCTCGAGGGCAAGGCTGAGCTGATCATCGGCAAGCAACGCAACGGGCCCACGGGCACCGTGCATCTGAACTTCATTCGCCAGTTCACGAGATTCGTGAATCCCGAGTATCGGGAGTTCTGA
- a CDS encoding alkaline phosphatase family protein — protein sequence MVSGPLFSADAPSKVVVIGFDGADAALVEQWMDAGELPNLARLRDEGSYSPLLPTNPPQTPVSWSSFATGLDPGGTAIFDFLKRNPDDYLPDFAMNSETRKTFLFGEDNALYLGAMGGVAVAILVLIVAMLLRKRKMGLVVAVVLGVAAGIGLGAVSRTYLPREVPTAINNRQGDTFWKLASDAGKRATIIRVPATFPADPLDDGAMLSGLGVPDMRGRIGTPSFYTSDRRYDPGDNEFSLELIALPARRGSIETRLVGPLNKPFYEYEVDRMTAAASPEELSDARRDARLELDDRGIKSRLDLPLTIEATDSTVTVELGGRRETLQVGEWSEWFELDFPVNALVDRLSPLTGLGKFKLLQLEPELELYFSPLNFHPDCHAIEFASPPSFSEDLHDRYGLYKTIGWALDTWSLPSGFGDEALFLEDMEQTVTQYEKMMEGMLASRDQDLYVQIFNFTDRIGHLFWQFMDPGHPLFDPVRSERWRGEMLKAYKRMDDIVGRARELAGDEALFIVCSDHGFSTFRRGVNYNNWLVDQGLLVLKDQPTDKATLEKLFETRDLFTHVDWDQTKAYALGLGSIYINRVGRERNGTVLPGPEYDAVVQQIKEGLEGLVDEATGLKPVANVWTREEMYGDFDPRLIPDLRVSNTEGYRVSWQTSLGGFGAELIEDNTKAWSGDHCSLEPELVQGILFSNRPLRLDSPTMVDLMPTILEALGVAAPANIDGESML from the coding sequence ATGGTGAGCGGCCCGCTGTTCAGCGCGGACGCGCCTTCGAAGGTCGTCGTGATCGGCTTCGATGGTGCCGACGCCGCGCTGGTTGAGCAATGGATGGATGCCGGAGAACTCCCCAACCTCGCCCGCCTGCGAGACGAGGGCAGCTACTCCCCGTTACTTCCCACCAATCCACCACAGACACCGGTCTCCTGGTCGTCGTTCGCGACCGGTCTCGATCCGGGTGGAACTGCGATCTTCGATTTTCTCAAGCGAAATCCCGATGACTACCTGCCGGACTTCGCGATGAACAGCGAGACAAGAAAGACGTTTCTCTTTGGCGAAGACAACGCGCTCTATCTCGGCGCCATGGGGGGCGTCGCTGTCGCGATATTGGTTCTCATCGTTGCGATGCTGCTGCGTAAACGAAAGATGGGCCTCGTCGTTGCGGTCGTCCTAGGTGTCGCTGCGGGGATCGGGCTGGGTGCCGTGTCGCGGACCTACCTACCCAGGGAGGTCCCGACGGCGATCAACAATCGACAGGGCGACACGTTCTGGAAGCTGGCGTCCGATGCGGGCAAGCGAGCCACGATCATCCGTGTCCCGGCTACGTTTCCCGCCGATCCTCTCGACGATGGGGCGATGCTCTCAGGTCTCGGTGTTCCGGATATGCGCGGTCGCATCGGGACGCCCTCGTTTTACACCTCCGATCGTCGCTACGACCCCGGTGATAACGAGTTCAGTCTCGAGTTGATCGCGTTACCCGCCCGAAGAGGATCGATCGAGACGCGGTTGGTGGGACCGCTGAACAAGCCGTTCTACGAGTACGAGGTGGACCGCATGACGGCCGCGGCGTCTCCCGAGGAATTGTCGGACGCCCGTCGGGACGCGCGGCTCGAGTTGGACGATAGGGGAATCAAGAGTCGTCTGGACCTACCGCTAACCATCGAGGCCACGGATTCGACGGTCACGGTGGAACTGGGCGGTAGACGGGAGACGCTGCAGGTCGGCGAGTGGAGTGAATGGTTCGAGCTGGACTTTCCCGTCAATGCGCTGGTGGATCGGTTGTCGCCGTTGACGGGTCTTGGAAAATTCAAGCTGCTCCAGCTCGAACCGGAGTTGGAGCTGTACTTCAGCCCATTGAACTTTCATCCGGACTGTCACGCGATCGAGTTTGCGTCTCCGCCGTCCTTCTCGGAGGATTTGCACGACCGCTACGGTCTCTACAAGACGATCGGTTGGGCCCTGGACACCTGGTCGTTGCCTTCGGGTTTCGGGGACGAGGCGTTGTTCCTCGAGGATATGGAGCAGACGGTTACACAGTACGAAAAGATGATGGAAGGCATGTTGGCCAGCCGTGATCAGGATCTCTACGTGCAGATCTTCAACTTCACGGACCGGATCGGTCATCTCTTCTGGCAGTTCATGGATCCCGGCCACCCGTTGTTCGACCCGGTTCGTTCGGAGCGATGGCGCGGTGAGATGTTGAAGGCTTACAAGCGGATGGACGACATCGTCGGGCGTGCCCGGGAGCTGGCCGGCGACGAGGCGCTGTTCATCGTCTGCTCGGATCACGGCTTCTCCACGTTTCGTCGTGGCGTGAACTACAACAACTGGCTCGTCGATCAGGGGCTGCTCGTTCTCAAGGATCAGCCGACGGACAAGGCGACGCTGGAGAAGCTCTTCGAGACCCGCGACCTCTTTACACATGTCGACTGGGATCAGACGAAGGCCTACGCGCTGGGGTTGGGGAGTATCTACATCAATCGCGTGGGTCGCGAGAGGAACGGGACGGTCCTCCCCGGGCCGGAATACGACGCGGTCGTCCAGCAAATCAAGGAGGGTCTGGAGGGCCTCGTCGACGAGGCCACAGGCCTGAAACCCGTCGCAAACGTCTGGACGCGCGAGGAGATGTATGGCGATTTCGATCCCCGTCTGATTCCCGATCTGCGGGTGAGCAACACTGAGGGCTACCGGGTGTCGTGGCAGACAAGCCTGGGTGGTTTCGGCGCCGAACTGATCGAGGACAACACCAAGGCCTGGTCGGGAGATCACTGCTCGCTGGAGCCGGAGTTGGTCCAGGGGATTCTCTTTTCGAATCGTCCGCTTCGGCTCGATTCACCCACCATGGTGGATCTGATGCCGACGATCCTGGAAGCCCTGGGAGTTGCCGCGCCGGCCAACATCGACGGCGAGTCGATGTTGTAA
- the radA gene encoding DNA repair protein RadA: MPRRPGFVCESCSYRTAKWLGRCPECDSWDTIRESMDSTSPDSTVDNVVTQAFTEIDTPVEDRIPTGLDEFDRVLGGGLVRGSAVLVGGEPGIGKSTLLLQAAAALSRRGLPVLYASGEESISQIRLRGQRLGVSSADLHVMCESRVEAIEVAIGQVHPTVVIADSIQTLRSAESSGIPGSVQQVRHSAGRLVDNAKERGHVLVLVGHVTKDGAIAGPRTLEHLVDCVLQFEGDRRREHRLLRGLKNRFGPTDELGVYRMAASGLAEVSNPSERFLSERTTGTAGSVVMAAVEGQRALLVEVQALVGEARPGLPRRTALGVDAGRLAMILAVLERSARISLSDRDVFVNVTGGLSLKDPASDLAVAAALVSSVSDRPLPDDAVLFGEIGLTGELRDVPQVELRLKEAARMGFRQAILPAVSTGGSPPSDIHCVHCERIGDALKTLRPAVVDQIG; the protein is encoded by the coding sequence ATGCCGCGGCGTCCGGGTTTCGTTTGCGAATCTTGTTCGTACCGGACCGCAAAGTGGCTGGGTCGGTGTCCCGAGTGCGACTCGTGGGACACGATTCGGGAATCGATGGACTCCACCTCTCCCGATTCGACCGTCGACAACGTCGTCACCCAGGCCTTCACCGAGATCGACACTCCTGTCGAGGATCGAATCCCGACCGGACTCGACGAGTTCGATCGCGTTCTGGGTGGCGGATTGGTCCGGGGCTCCGCAGTTCTGGTGGGCGGAGAGCCCGGTATCGGCAAGAGCACGTTGCTGTTGCAGGCTGCTGCGGCTCTCTCTAGAAGAGGCCTGCCGGTCCTCTACGCGTCCGGCGAGGAGTCGATCTCTCAGATTCGCCTGCGCGGGCAACGCCTGGGGGTCAGCTCTGCCGATCTACACGTGATGTGCGAGAGCCGTGTCGAGGCGATCGAAGTAGCCATCGGGCAGGTGCACCCGACGGTCGTCATCGCCGATTCGATTCAGACCCTGCGCTCGGCGGAGAGCAGCGGGATTCCCGGATCCGTTCAACAGGTTCGCCACTCTGCCGGACGCCTGGTCGACAACGCGAAGGAACGGGGTCACGTCCTGGTGCTCGTCGGTCACGTGACGAAGGACGGAGCGATCGCCGGCCCCCGCACCCTGGAGCACCTCGTCGATTGCGTCCTACAGTTCGAGGGTGATCGCCGCCGCGAGCATCGTCTGCTCCGTGGCCTCAAGAACCGTTTCGGTCCTACCGACGAACTGGGTGTCTATCGGATGGCGGCTTCGGGTCTGGCGGAGGTCTCCAATCCAAGCGAGCGATTTCTTTCCGAGCGCACGACCGGGACGGCCGGCTCCGTGGTCATGGCGGCCGTCGAGGGGCAGCGAGCGCTCCTCGTCGAGGTTCAGGCGCTCGTCGGTGAGGCGCGCCCCGGCCTGCCACGTCGAACTGCGCTAGGCGTAGACGCCGGACGACTTGCCATGATCCTGGCGGTCCTGGAGCGATCCGCCAGAATCTCGCTGTCCGATCGCGATGTCTTCGTCAACGTAACGGGTGGACTTAGCCTCAAGGACCCAGCCAGCGACCTGGCGGTCGCCGCCGCCCTCGTCTCCAGCGTCTCGGATCGTCCGCTTCCGGATGACGCGGTTCTCTTCGGTGAGATCGGGCTCACGGGCGAACTTCGCGACGTTCCGCAGGTTGAACTGCGCTTGAAAGAGGCCGCACGCATGGGTTTCCGACAGGCGATCCTACCTGCGGTCTCCACAGGCGGCTCGCCGCCATCGGATATCCACTGCGTTCATTGCGAGCGGATCGGCGATGCGTTGAAGACCTTGCGACCGGCGGTAGTCGATCAGATCGGATAA